The following proteins come from a genomic window of Streptomyces sp. GS7:
- a CDS encoding GDP-mannose 4,6-dehydratase, translating into MSKRALITGITGQDGSYLAEHLLAQGYQVWGLIRGQANPRKSRISRLVSELSFVDGDLLDQASLVSAVDKVQPDEIYNLGAISFVPLSWQQAELVTEINGMGVLRMLEAIRMVSGLNGSRGGDGGGGQIRFYQASSSEMFGKVAETPQCETTIFRPRSPYGVAKTYGHFITRNYRESFGMYAVSGMLFNHESPRRGAEFVTRKISLAVARIKLGYQDKLSLGNLDAVRDWGFAGDYVRAMHLMLQQDEPGDYVIGTGEMHSVRDAVRIAFEHVGLNWEDYVTIDPSLVRPAEVEILCADAERARNQLGWKPSVDFPELMRMMVDSDLLQVSREREYGDLLAATW; encoded by the coding sequence ATGTCCAAGCGTGCGCTGATCACCGGAATTACCGGGCAGGACGGCTCCTATCTGGCCGAGCACCTGCTCGCGCAGGGGTACCAGGTGTGGGGCCTGATACGGGGTCAGGCCAACCCCCGCAAGTCGCGGATCAGTCGGCTCGTCTCCGAACTGTCCTTCGTCGACGGGGACCTGCTGGACCAGGCCAGCCTGGTCTCCGCCGTCGACAAGGTGCAGCCCGACGAGATCTACAACCTCGGTGCGATCTCCTTCGTGCCGCTGTCCTGGCAGCAGGCCGAACTCGTCACCGAGATCAACGGCATGGGCGTGCTGCGGATGCTGGAGGCGATCCGCATGGTCAGCGGCCTGAACGGCTCGCGCGGCGGCGACGGAGGCGGCGGGCAGATCCGCTTCTACCAGGCGTCCTCGTCGGAGATGTTCGGCAAGGTCGCCGAGACCCCGCAGTGCGAGACCACCATCTTCCGGCCGCGCAGCCCCTACGGCGTGGCGAAGACCTACGGGCACTTCATCACCCGCAACTACCGCGAGTCCTTCGGCATGTACGCGGTCTCCGGCATGCTCTTCAACCACGAATCCCCGCGCCGTGGCGCGGAGTTCGTGACCCGGAAGATCTCCCTCGCGGTGGCGCGCATCAAGCTCGGCTACCAGGACAAGCTGTCCCTGGGCAATCTCGACGCCGTGCGCGACTGGGGCTTCGCCGGCGACTACGTCCGCGCCATGCACCTGATGCTCCAGCAGGACGAGCCGGGCGACTACGTGATCGGCACCGGCGAGATGCACTCGGTCCGCGACGCCGTCCGCATCGCCTTCGAGCACGTGGGCCTGAACTGGGAGGACTACGTCACCATCGACCCCTCGCTGGTGCGTCCGGCCGAGGTGGAGATCCTGTGCGCGGACGCCGAGCGCGCCCGCAACCAGCTGGGCTGGAAGCCCAGCGTCGACTTCCCCGAGCTGATGCGCATGATGGTCGACTCCGACCTGCTCCAGGTGTCCCGCGAGCGGGAGTACGGGGACCTGCTGGCCGCCACCTGGTAG